Genomic window (Leptospira bouyouniensis):
CCTTTCCTATTTTCTTCCAGTCAGACGAAAGAAAATTGGAATGAATTGAAAAAGAAATTTGAAGACAAAGTAGAGTTTTCTGAATACAAAACTCAGATGGAGAAATTAGATGCGTTTCGGTTGTCCACAGAAAAAGATGCAAAAATATTAACGGATGCTAACTTACAAGGATTGTGTAACGAATACTTACATTCGTTGTCCGATTTACGAGTCAAACTAGCAGAGGATCCACTCTCTTATCGTAAAGCAAAACAGTTTTTAAATTATTTCCCGGAAACAGTTTCAAAAATTCTAAGCCAATACATTCGTGTGAGTCAAAGTGGTAATTCACCAGATTCTGAAAAAAGAAAATCCGAACTCAATTCTTTGTTAAGCGAAGTCATCAAAACCACAGAACAAGTTCGAAATAAATTAAAAGCTGATGAAACCCTAAATTTAGATGTTGAGATCACCGCCATGAAAAAAAACATCGAATTTGGTGGGTATTGATGGATTCTGAATTACATGATAGATCATATCATTTTCTAAATTTTTTACCAAATGTCGCAGATTTCCTTGTAGCGAAACACAAGGAGTCTACATTAAAAGTAGATGAAAAAAGTTTATACAATTTAGTTACGGAAGCTGATCTCAAAGCAGAATCTATGATTCTGGAAGAAATCCAAAAAAATTTCCCTTTGGATGGAATTCTTGCGGAAGAAGGTGGTGCAATACCAGGTACATCAGGATATACATGGGTGATTGATCCATTAGATGGAACTACCAATTACACACATGGATTGCCTTTGTATGGTATATCAGTGGGAGTCGTGGAAACAGAATCAATGTCCCCTGTGATTGGTATGGTATTTTTTCCCGAGTTAGGTACTTACTACCACGCAATTAAAGGGCAAGGTGCCTTCCGAGAAAAAAAACAAATTCAAGTCTCACAAACAAAATCCATGAGAGATTCTTTATTTGTCACTGGTTTTCCATATGATCGAAACTTGTCTTTAGATACACTTATGCAGTATTATAAATCGATTTTACAAAAATCGAGGGGCATTCGTAGAACAGGCGCTGCAACTTTAGACTTATGTTGGTTAGCTGAAGGAAAATTCGAAGGGTATTATGAGTTAGGATTAAAACCTTGGGATATGGCGGCAGCTGGTCTTATCGTCATGGAAGCAAATGGAAAATTAACTTCCATGGATGGTAATGATTTTTCCATTATGATTCCAAGTTTACTCGCAAGTAATGGACATGTTCACGAATACTTACTTGCTGAATTTGAAGGACAAATCAACCGAGTAGTGTACTAACCATTTGGTTGAGTTTTGTTTGGATTATAGATTCTGTAAAATTTGATAATACATATTTTCTGCCATTTTTTCCCAATTGATTTGAAATCAAAGGGTTTTCTAATAAAAAATCCAACATCCTTTGGAAAGATACTTTATCAGAATAATATAAACCACCTTGGCTTCGAATACAATGTCCTTTCATAACAGATGATTTTCCATTTACCAATACTGGTTTTTCATGAAGCCACGATTCCATAATCGAAATCGAAAAACTTTCATAAGCAGATGGATTTAAAAGTAAATATGAATTTTGAATTTCATTTCTTTTTGTTTCTTCTGTAACAAAACCGGGAAAAATAATATCTTTCTCTTTTGAAACATCCATTGAAAAAACAGAACCTAAACATTTTAAAATAACATCAGATCGATGGTTTAATTGTTTCCAATCATGAAAATCTAAAAATAGTTCGGGATATCCTTTTGCTGGTTCAATCCTTCCGATTGTTAATATTTGGAATTTTTTATCTGATTGATTGTGTGTAGAAGGAATGTCCGGTTGAACATGATCTTCAACATAAGTTCCGATCATAAAATAATGTTTTGCCCTTTGATTGGTATACGTTTCGTAAACTTGTAATTCTTCCGGTGCGTTAAAACTATAAAAATAATGATTTAAGTATGTTTGTTTGTATATAGGAAGTTTGAAAGGTGGTTCATCATGAAACGTTGGTACAATCACAAACGGAACTTTTAAGATGGGAATGCTCATCACAACAGGATAATATAAATATCCAATTAAAATTATGAGATCAAATTGTGATTGGCATTGCCTAACATATTCAACTAGGCTTGGACAATAGGGTCCTTGTTCTTTCAGAAAATTCAATTGGTCTTTAAAAGAAACTGAGTCACCAGCTTTTAAACATCGATCTAAAATTTGGTTCATTCGATTCATGTTCCTAGTTTTTTCGACGGGGAAACGTAATACTTTAAATTGGTTCTCTTCTGTTATGCCTGTATTGAATTCATTTTTCCAAGTAACATAGTTTTTTGCAGCAGTTGTGCAAACAGTAACCGAATGCGTTTTTGAAAGTATATTCACATAATCAGCTGCTAATTTTTCGGCCCCTCCAGAAGCGTTTTGCAAAAATCGTGGTGTTATGAATAATATTTTTGCCATACAAGTTAACTTTTGATCACTTCTAACAAAGGTAAGATACTTGTAGATTTTAAGTATGTATCTAGATGTAAATTTTGATGATATATGATTGAATTGCGATAATCGTTATTTTTAAAAATTTTATCGATTTCACGAACCAATTGATTAAAATCTTTTGAATGAAAAAGGATACCTGAGTTTCCAAGAGTTTCAGGTACGGCTCCTGCTGCATAAGCCACAACAGGTAACTGGAAGTGCATCGCCTCCAAAAGTGGGACACAAAACCCTTCATGTTCACTCATTGATAAAAATAAATTACTTTCTAAATATATTTTTTTCAACATCGCTTCATCAACGTAAGGTATGATTTTAACTTCATTTTGTAAGTCAAATTGTGTGATCATAAAATTGAGTTCATCTAAATAAGATTGTTGGTCTGGATTACAAAAACCTAACATACGTAATGAAAATTGGTTTCCATAAATTGATTTCCATGACCTAGCAAATCGAATCAAATCATCTTGGCATTTATTTGGCGCAATTCTTCCTACAAACAAAAATGAAGGAAAAACAAATGTTTTATGTTTTGATTCTATATGGTTATGATCCCATTTTTGAAAATTGAGATGTAATGGAAGAAGTCTAACGTGTTTAAATCCAATTTGGATAAGTTCTGCTAAGTTGAAACTGCTAACTGCAAATGAATGTTGAAAATGATCACGAATGATTTCTAAATCTTCTCTTCCTCTTCGTAACAAATAACTAAACCGAAGGTCATAAGGTTCAAAAAAGTTTTCTGGTGTGACATTATGATAAATGAGTATTTTTTTATTTGGGAATTGTAAAAGAAAATCTAAAACTTTCGAATGTATTGAATGGTGATAAACAATCACATCTTGTGGTTTGATGTTTACCTTTGAAATTTTTTCAGCATATTTTCGATCATTAGAATAGACATTTTCTGCGTAAATTTTTCCAGTATAACCTTCTTTAGCCAATAAACGTTTCATTTCTAACATCTCTTGAGAGATAGCATCACCTAGTTGAAATCCTGCTGAAAATTGGTGAATGTTCATTTGATACCACTATTTAATATTCCAGATATCGTTTCAACAAATGGAAAATGGTTATAGTAATCTAATGCTTTGTATTGAGTTTGAATAATTTCGTTTTTTCGATTTTCACTGCTTAAACTTTCTTTGATTAAATGCAGTAGTGACTGATAATCCTTTTTGCGAAATTGGATTCCACCTTCTCTCATTGTACCAGGGATAGCACCTGCAGCATAAGCAAATACTGGAATTCCGACTCCAAATGCTTCAAGAATAGGAAGACAAAATCCTTCATGTTCGCTCATTGAAACAAATGCACTAGATTGTTTGAGTATTGACAAAACTTCTAAATCTGACTTTCCAGTAAGAAAATGCACTTTTCCTTCAAGTTTCAGATTTCGTACAATGTTTGTTAAGCGAGAATAATATCCATCAAATGCTCCAATGACAGAACCTATACAATAACAATGTGCTTCAGGAAATTCCTTTATCCAAACCGAAAAAAATTCAATTATATCCTCCCATTTTTTTTGAGGAGAATACCTGCCAACAAAGGATATGGAATAATTGGTCTCAGTAGTCTCATTCAAATTGCGGACTAATTGATATTGTTTACAAATTGGCAAAATATAAGGGTTACGGAAATGATACATGCTAAGTGTATCATAATTAAACTGAGAATCGCACCAAACAGAATCACAAAAAATTGATAAACTTGCCAATTCTAAAAAGGAAAGAGATTCAAATTTTTCCATCGCATTGTAAATATCTTCAGTTGTGGTATGTTGATAAAACTTAGCTGGAGTAATATTATGAAATCTTAATATTTTAGTACCTGGTAAATTTTGGAAAAGTGTGTAAGGATAACCTGATCCACCATAATGTAAAATGTGTATGTCTTTGGAGTGAGTTGGAAAATCAAATGAATCAACCAAATGGAAATGACTTTCCAAAGGAATCCCTTTTCTAGGGAGTCTTGTTATAAAGTGAGTCCTATATCCTAAATTTTTGAATACATTTGCTAAACCGATGGCATCATTTCCGACACCATCTGAATCTTTTAATTCATCTAAATGTTGGAAAACATTCATTTCAGTATTTGGTATATCTAAATACCTTTGTACCTTCGGAAACAGTGAGATCTCTCGATGAATTAAGTCCCAATGAGTTTAGATAATCTGGTAATAGTTCTAAATTGATTTCAGACACTTGGAGATCACGAAACGGTCGATGATTGTCTTCGGGAATGACTGAAACCGAAAAGTAAACATGATTTCCTTTTGTTAAAACAGATGTAATTTCAGAAAATAGTCTTTCGATTACAAAAGTTGGAAATTTGTTTAGCGGTAAGAAAACTAATATATCAAAGTTTTGAATTTTCATCTGAGTCAGAGGAAATAAATTTTCAAGATAATATACGTTATGCGAAACTTTACTTTTGATAAAATCAAAATGTTCTGAATGCGATGTGACAGCCTGGAATGGTATTTTGGAAATTGATAATTGTTTTAAAAATTCTCCCCATTCAGGAAA
Coding sequences:
- a CDS encoding inositol monophosphatase family protein encodes the protein MDSELHDRSYHFLNFLPNVADFLVAKHKESTLKVDEKSLYNLVTEADLKAESMILEEIQKNFPLDGILAEEGGAIPGTSGYTWVIDPLDGTTNYTHGLPLYGISVGVVETESMSPVIGMVFFPELGTYYHAIKGQGAFREKKQIQVSQTKSMRDSLFVTGFPYDRNLSLDTLMQYYKSILQKSRGIRRTGAATLDLCWLAEGKFEGYYELGLKPWDMAAAGLIVMEANGKLTSMDGNDFSIMIPSLLASNGHVHEYLLAEFEGQINRVVY
- a CDS encoding DUF4870 domain-containing protein codes for the protein MTDVQLEQNQEEKKWARRAHISTLLTYPMALLPFPFYFSSLGAMVYPFVMWLSRSKSSYSAKQSLEAMYLQALLSLGYFGFGTKFGDDRVLLVFSYVFMAFIHVIFLGIAIYRTTIGKPHHYPFSFFPFLFSSSQTKENWNELKKKFEDKVEFSEYKTQMEKLDAFRLSTEKDAKILTDANLQGLCNEYLHSLSDLRVKLAEDPLSYRKAKQFLNYFPETVSKILSQYIRVSQSGNSPDSEKRKSELNSLLSEVIKTTEQVRNKLKADETLNLDVEITAMKKNIEFGGY
- a CDS encoding glycosyltransferase is translated as MNVFQHLDELKDSDGVGNDAIGLANVFKNLGYRTHFITRLPRKGIPLESHFHLVDSFDFPTHSKDIHILHYGGSGYPYTLFQNLPGTKILRFHNITPAKFYQHTTTEDIYNAMEKFESLSFLELASLSIFCDSVWCDSQFNYDTLSMYHFRNPYILPICKQYQLVRNLNETTETNYSISFVGRYSPQKKWEDIIEFFSVWIKEFPEAHCYCIGSVIGAFDGYYSRLTNIVRNLKLEGKVHFLTGKSDLEVLSILKQSSAFVSMSEHEGFCLPILEAFGVGIPVFAYAAGAIPGTMREGGIQFRKKDYQSLLHLIKESLSSENRKNEIIQTQYKALDYYNHFPFVETISGILNSGIK
- a CDS encoding glycosyltransferase family 4 protein, which codes for MNIHQFSAGFQLGDAISQEMLEMKRLLAKEGYTGKIYAENVYSNDRKYAEKISKVNIKPQDVIVYHHSIHSKVLDFLLQFPNKKILIYHNVTPENFFEPYDLRFSYLLRRGREDLEIIRDHFQHSFAVSSFNLAELIQIGFKHVRLLPLHLNFQKWDHNHIESKHKTFVFPSFLFVGRIAPNKCQDDLIRFARSWKSIYGNQFSLRMLGFCNPDQQSYLDELNFMITQFDLQNEVKIIPYVDEAMLKKIYLESNLFLSMSEHEGFCVPLLEAMHFQLPVVAYAAGAVPETLGNSGILFHSKDFNQLVREIDKIFKNNDYRNSIIYHQNLHLDTYLKSTSILPLLEVIKS
- a CDS encoding glycosyltransferase family 4 protein; this translates as MAKILFITPRFLQNASGGAEKLAADYVNILSKTHSVTVCTTAAKNYVTWKNEFNTGITEENQFKVLRFPVEKTRNMNRMNQILDRCLKAGDSVSFKDQLNFLKEQGPYCPSLVEYVRQCQSQFDLIILIGYLYYPVVMSIPILKVPFVIVPTFHDEPPFKLPIYKQTYLNHYFYSFNAPEELQVYETYTNQRAKHYFMIGTYVEDHVQPDIPSTHNQSDKKFQILTIGRIEPAKGYPELFLDFHDWKQLNHRSDVILKCLGSVFSMDVSKEKDIIFPGFVTEETKRNEIQNSYLLLNPSAYESFSISIMESWLHEKPVLVNGKSSVMKGHCIRSQGGLYYSDKVSFQRMLDFLLENPLISNQLGKNGRKYVLSNFTESIIQTKLNQMVSTLLG